One Desmodus rotundus isolate HL8 chromosome 4, HLdesRot8A.1, whole genome shotgun sequence DNA segment encodes these proteins:
- the STAMBPL1 gene encoding AMSH-like protease isoform X2: MPDHTDVSLSPEERVRALSKLGCNISINEDITPRRYFRSGVEMERMASVYLEEGNLENAYVLYNKFITLFVEKLPSHRDYQQCAVPEKQDIMKKLKEIAFPRTDELKKDLLKKYNTEYQEHMQGKACLGLSKQKAEFLKNWEHQRLIEAERKRIAQMRQQQLETEQFLFFEDQLKKQELARGQMRSQETPVPSEIDGSALSCFSTHQNNSVPNICADQPNKSDVTNHTSHSPPVNRALKPAATLSAVQNLVVEGLRCVVLSRDLCHKFLQLAESNTVRGIETCGMLCGKLTHNEFTITHVIVPKQSAGPDYCDMENVEELFRVQDQHDLLTLGWIHTHPTQTAFLSSVDLHTHCSYQLMLPEAIAIVCSPKHKDTGIFRLTNAGMLEVSTCKKKGFHPHTKEPRLFSICKHVLVKDIKIIVLDLR; this comes from the exons ATGCCCGACCACACGGACGTTTCCCTCAGCCCGGAGGAGCGCGTCCGAGCCCTAAGCAAGCTTGGATGCAATATCTCCATCAATGAGGATATCACTCCACGCCGCTACTTCAGATCCGGAGTAGAAATGGAGAGGATGGCATCTGTGTACCTGGAAGAAGGAAACTTGGAAAATGCCTACGTTCTTTATAATAAGTTCATAAC CTTGTTTGTAGAAAAGCTTCCCAGCCACCGAGATTACCAGCAATGTGCAGTACCCGAAAAGCAGGACATTATGAAG aaactgaaggAGATTGCATTTCCAAGGACAGATGAATTGAAAAAGgaccttttaaagaaatataacacaGAATACCAAGAACACATGCAAGGCAAA gcctgcctaggTCTGTCAAAACAAAAAGCCGAATTTCTCAAGAACTGGGAACATCAGCGATTGATAGAGGCAGAAAGGAAGCGGATCGCTCAGATGCGCCAGCAGCAGCTAGAAACGGAGCAGTTTCTGTTTTTTGAAGATCAACTGAAAAAGCAAGAATTAGCCCGAGGTCAGATGCGGAGCCAGGAGACCCCAGTGCCATCGGAGATTGATGGGAGCGCTTTGTCCTGCTTCTCCACGCACCAGAACAATTCCGTGCCGAATATATGTGCTGACCAACCTAATAAAAGTGACGTCACCAATCATACTAGCCACTCTCCTCCGGTCAACAGGGCCTTAAAGCCAGCCGCTACTCTAAGTGCCGTTCAGA attTAGTGGTTGAAGGACTGCGATGTGTAGTTTTATCGAGAGATCTTTGCCACAAATTTCTGCAGCTGGCAGAATCTAATACAGTGAGAGGAATAGAAACCTGTGGGATGCTCTGTGGAAAACTG ACACATAACGAATTTACTATCACCCATGTGATTGTGCCAAAGCAGTCTGCAGGACCAGACTATTGCGACATGGAGAATGTGGAAGAGTTATTCCGTGTTCAGGATCAGCACGACCTCCTCACTCTGGGCTGGATCCAT aCACATCCGACCCAGACTGCTTTCTTATCCAGTGTGGACCTGCACACTCACTGTTCCTATCAGCTCATGTTGCCGGAGGCGATTGCCATTGTGTGTTCCCCAAAGCATAAGGA CACTGGCATCTTCAGGCTCACCAATGCCGGTATGCTGGAGGTCTCCACTTGTAAAAAGAAGGGATTTCATCCACACACCAAGGAACCAAGGCTATTCAGT aTATGCAAACATGTGTtggtaaaagacataaaaataattgtgCTGGATCTGAGGTGA
- the STAMBPL1 gene encoding AMSH-like protease isoform X1 — protein sequence MDQPFTVNSLKKLAAMPDHTDVSLSPEERVRALSKLGCNISINEDITPRRYFRSGVEMERMASVYLEEGNLENAYVLYNKFITLFVEKLPSHRDYQQCAVPEKQDIMKKLKEIAFPRTDELKKDLLKKYNTEYQEHMQGKACLGLSKQKAEFLKNWEHQRLIEAERKRIAQMRQQQLETEQFLFFEDQLKKQELARGQMRSQETPVPSEIDGSALSCFSTHQNNSVPNICADQPNKSDVTNHTSHSPPVNRALKPAATLSAVQNLVVEGLRCVVLSRDLCHKFLQLAESNTVRGIETCGMLCGKLTHNEFTITHVIVPKQSAGPDYCDMENVEELFRVQDQHDLLTLGWIHTHPTQTAFLSSVDLHTHCSYQLMLPEAIAIVCSPKHKDTGIFRLTNAGMLEVSTCKKKGFHPHTKEPRLFSICKHVLVKDIKIIVLDLR from the exons ATGGATCAGCCATTTACTGTGAACTCCCTG AAAAAGTTAGCTGCCATGCCCGACCACACGGACGTTTCCCTCAGCCCGGAGGAGCGCGTCCGAGCCCTAAGCAAGCTTGGATGCAATATCTCCATCAATGAGGATATCACTCCACGCCGCTACTTCAGATCCGGAGTAGAAATGGAGAGGATGGCATCTGTGTACCTGGAAGAAGGAAACTTGGAAAATGCCTACGTTCTTTATAATAAGTTCATAAC CTTGTTTGTAGAAAAGCTTCCCAGCCACCGAGATTACCAGCAATGTGCAGTACCCGAAAAGCAGGACATTATGAAG aaactgaaggAGATTGCATTTCCAAGGACAGATGAATTGAAAAAGgaccttttaaagaaatataacacaGAATACCAAGAACACATGCAAGGCAAA gcctgcctaggTCTGTCAAAACAAAAAGCCGAATTTCTCAAGAACTGGGAACATCAGCGATTGATAGAGGCAGAAAGGAAGCGGATCGCTCAGATGCGCCAGCAGCAGCTAGAAACGGAGCAGTTTCTGTTTTTTGAAGATCAACTGAAAAAGCAAGAATTAGCCCGAGGTCAGATGCGGAGCCAGGAGACCCCAGTGCCATCGGAGATTGATGGGAGCGCTTTGTCCTGCTTCTCCACGCACCAGAACAATTCCGTGCCGAATATATGTGCTGACCAACCTAATAAAAGTGACGTCACCAATCATACTAGCCACTCTCCTCCGGTCAACAGGGCCTTAAAGCCAGCCGCTACTCTAAGTGCCGTTCAGA attTAGTGGTTGAAGGACTGCGATGTGTAGTTTTATCGAGAGATCTTTGCCACAAATTTCTGCAGCTGGCAGAATCTAATACAGTGAGAGGAATAGAAACCTGTGGGATGCTCTGTGGAAAACTG ACACATAACGAATTTACTATCACCCATGTGATTGTGCCAAAGCAGTCTGCAGGACCAGACTATTGCGACATGGAGAATGTGGAAGAGTTATTCCGTGTTCAGGATCAGCACGACCTCCTCACTCTGGGCTGGATCCAT aCACATCCGACCCAGACTGCTTTCTTATCCAGTGTGGACCTGCACACTCACTGTTCCTATCAGCTCATGTTGCCGGAGGCGATTGCCATTGTGTGTTCCCCAAAGCATAAGGA CACTGGCATCTTCAGGCTCACCAATGCCGGTATGCTGGAGGTCTCCACTTGTAAAAAGAAGGGATTTCATCCACACACCAAGGAACCAAGGCTATTCAGT aTATGCAAACATGTGTtggtaaaagacataaaaataattgtgCTGGATCTGAGGTGA